A stretch of Fusobacterium periodonticum ATCC 33693 DNA encodes these proteins:
- a CDS encoding vWA domain-containing protein, producing the protein MKFLMSLLVVVFAFSFSANVQAKSVSKNKEVVDVVFILDRSGSMGGLESDTIGGFNSVLEKQRKVGGKAYITTVLFDDQYELLHDRVDITKVKNITEKEYYVRGSTALLDAIGKTIAKEKAIQDTLSKSEKATKVLFIIITDGLENASKEYNSATVKRLIETQKEKYGWEFLFLGANIDAIETANTIGISPERAVNYNSDSVGTQLNYKSLNKAVEEVRSGNELKKEWKADIEADYQKRSKK; encoded by the coding sequence ATGAAATTTTTAATGTCATTGTTAGTTGTAGTTTTTGCTTTTAGTTTTTCAGCTAATGTTCAAGCTAAATCTGTAAGTAAAAATAAAGAAGTAGTAGATGTAGTATTTATTTTAGATAGAAGTGGTTCTATGGGAGGATTGGAATCAGATACTATTGGTGGTTTTAATTCTGTATTAGAAAAACAAAGAAAAGTGGGAGGTAAAGCATATATTACAACAGTTTTATTTGATGATCAATATGAATTGTTACATGATAGAGTGGATATTACCAAAGTAAAAAATATAACAGAAAAAGAATATTATGTTAGAGGAAGTACAGCACTTTTAGATGCTATTGGTAAAACTATTGCCAAAGAAAAAGCTATACAAGATACATTATCTAAAAGTGAAAAAGCAACTAAAGTTTTATTCATCATAATAACAGATGGTTTAGAAAATGCTAGTAAGGAATATAACTCTGCTACTGTTAAGAGATTAATAGAAACTCAAAAAGAAAAATATGGTTGGGAATTTTTATTCTTAGGTGCTAATATAGATGCAATAGAAACTGCAAACACAATTGGTATTAGTCCTGAAAGAGCAGTTAATTATAATTCTGATAGTGTAGGAACTCAATTGAACTATAAGAGTTTAAATAAGGCAGTTGAAGAAGTTCGTTCAGGAAATGAATTGAAAAAAGAATGGAAAGCTGATATTGAAGCAGATTATCAAAAAAGAAGCAAAAAATAA